A region of the Peredibacter starrii genome:
TTTCGTAGACTTCTTTAGGGACTTTTGAAGTCGCACATGCTGATTCAATGGCCTCTTGAAATCCGGCGGCGTCATTACATTGAAGATCAGAGGCCTCAGCTTCAGAGGTACCAAGCGCATTGAATTTGTTTGTAAGGTAATACCTCACGTCTTCCATGTTGGAAGCGTAAGCATTCAAGAATTTCTTTCCGACAGCATTGTAGATAAGACCATTAATTCGATCTCTCTCAAGTTTCATTTCTTCTGCGAGTCTTGTCTTCCCTAGATGAGCATAGTCTTTCTTGATTTTTTGATTGAGACACTTACAGTCATTTTCTCCGTAGACAGGAGCTGCATTTACCAAAACGCTTCCTCCTCCGACTGAAGGATGATTTAAAATATCAGAGATCGATTCGAGGGACATTATGACGGGAGAGTTGATGGCATTACATTCGTTATACTTACTCAAAAATTCTTTATTCTGACATTGGTCGAGTTGTTTACTGCTAACATTCTTATCTTTTGGCTCGTGTTCGCTCAGAGTGGGTGCCACTCCTGTATAGACGCTTTTCATGGCATTTTGAACGTCACCACCAGCGTCGTTTTTTTCCACCTTATTTAGCTTTGCAAGTTCACCCTCGCAATACGTCTTGGCGTCTCTAGGAGAATCCAGACGAATACGAGTGTCCATACAAATGAAGGGTAATGAGGTGCCTAAATATTCGGGATAATCTTGTGAGAGTAAAAAACAACTCTCATTTTCATTGTAATCCTGCTTCGAAGTGGCCGAACTTAATACCTTCTCACAGAATGACTTTCTCAACAAAGGAAGAGCGTAGACTGGAGAGTTCCAGACTATAAAGCTCAGTAATGCGAGAGTTAAGAGTTTCATACATCCTCAGCGGACTTTTCGTCGCAATCGCAAGAATTCTTAAGGAATATTCCGAAAGGGATTGTATTAACTTCGTTTTAACAATGATTGAAAAGCTAGTGAATTTTCAGAAAGAGGGACATAATAAGGTCATACTTTTTTGACGAGGTTTAAATGGATTTTTACCAAGTTCCACCAAGTATCGGTAATCAGTATTCCGAAGATCATATTTTACAATCAATTCTAAAACGTCATCTTCCTGCAAACATTTTTGCGGAAATCGAACCAGAGTTAAAAAAATTTGGTGAAAGAGTAGTGAAGGAAATGGAGCCCCTGGCCCAAGAGGCGGAAGCGAATCCACCAATTCACGTACCATATGATCCCTGGGGAAAGAGGGTAGATGAAATCAAAACTACTAAGGCCTGGGATCGATTACACGAAATTGCTTCGGAAGAAGGCATCGTGGCCACGGGGTATGAAAGAAAAAGTGGAGAGTATTCTCGTCTTCATCAATTTGCAAAATTATATCTCTATCATCCTTCTTCTGCGATTTACTCTTGTCCTCTTGCCATGACTGACGGTGCCGCCAGAGTGATTGAACTTTTTGGAAGTCCGGAGATGAAGAAGAAGGCCTATGCCAATCTTCTTTCACGAGATCCGAAGACCTTCTGGACCTCTGGTCAGTGGATGACAGAAAGAACAGGTGGTTCAGATGTGAGTGGTACTTCAACCGTGGCCAAAAAAGTAGGGGATCACTATGAACTTCATGGTGTGAAGTGGTTTACGTCGGCCACAACTTCTCAGATGGCCATGACACTCGCTCGCATCGAAGGCGAAGAAAAACTCAGCATGTTTTATGTCGAACTTAGAAACGCTAAGGGAGAACTTCAAAACATTCGGATTAATCGTTTGAAAGATAAATTAGGTACAAAGGCCCTTCCGACTGCCGAATTAACTCTGGAAGGAACACCGGCGGTGCTTGTGGGAGAGTCTGGAAAGGGAGTGAAAACCATTGCCACTCTTTTTAACATTACTCGTCTCTACAATGCTTGTTGCTCAGTCGGTTACATGCACCGGGGAATCGCTCTTTCGCTCGATTATGCCAAGAAAAGAAAGGCCTTCGGCAAATTCATTATTGATCATGGTCTTCATCTTGAAACCATGGCCGATCTTCATGTTCGATTCGAAGCTTGCATGCAAATGACTTTCCATGCGGCAGTTCTGCTTGGAAAAGAAGAAATGGGAAAGGCGACTGAAATCGAAAGCGGAACACTTCGTCTTTTGATCCCATTGGTGAAACTTTTTACTGCGAAAGAAGGTGTTGCTATTAGTTCAGAGGTCATCGAATCTTTCGGCGGCGCTGGTTATGTGGAAGACACGGGCCTTCCTCAAATTTTAAGAAACGCTCAGGTTCTTGCCATCTGGGAAGGAACAACGAATGTGCTTTCACTGGACGCTTTAAGAGCGATCAAAAAAGAAAATGCAGCACCCGCATTCTTAAAAGATATTGAAATGCGCTTGGGCCAAGTGAAGCATCCTGAACTTCAAGGCATGAAAGAAAAAACCTTGAAGGCATTGGGTGATATTCAAAAAGTATTTGTGAACGCGGCAAAACTCACTGAAGAAGATCTTAATACTAAAGCACGCTCACTTGCGATGGGCCTTTCTCGCACTTACAATTCTTCTCTTATGCTCGAACATGCTGAATGGGGTCTTTCTCAAAATGATTCTTCGGGAGCTATTTCGGCTAAGAGATGGTTTGAACAAGAACTCTTTCATCTGGAACTTGCAGGTGAAGAGAGAAGAAATGATTCACGAACAATTCTAAGAACAGGGCCAGTGCGCTAGCACTGACCCTGAATTCAAATTAAGGATTTGGTGAGCCAGCAGTTGTACCAGTTGTACCACCAGTCGTTCCGCCAGTTGTACCACCCGTAGTTCCACCAGTTGTACCACCAGTCGTTCCGCCAGTTGTACCACCTGTAGTTCCGCCAGTTGTGCCACCTGTAGTTCCACCAGTTGTGCCACCTGTAGTTCCACCTGTAGTTCCACCTGTAGTTCCACCTGTGGTTCCACCAGTTGTGCCACCTGTAGTTCCGCCAGTTGTACCACCTGTAGTTCCACCAGTTGTACCACCATCAGCAACACGCTCAATCACACCACAGGCAATTGGGAATGTTGTATTAACTGGAAGATTGTCCGCTGAGGCCACAGTTGAAGGAAGAGGAATCGCGCGAGGAACACCATGAATGATTACCACTTTACCTTCTAGATTAAGCTCTTCACCCGCTGGGAGTTTTGTAATGATGTCATCTGTTGTCGCATCTGGAAGTTGAAGATCCGCCAACATCTGAGCATAAGAAGTTGATTCATTGTAATTGTAGCTCGAACCAGATGGGAAATTAGGGAAACCACCGGCCTGAGATGAAAGATCCGCATCAAGCGGAACAAGCACTGAACCCGCAACTGCCAGGGCCTCAGGTGCATCAATGAAAGTGTCTGAGTTAGCGTCCGCTGCGGCCGTAGGACAAGCAGAACCAGTTGTGATGAACTGATAGTGTGTGCCTGATGGTGCGCCAGACATTTGTACTGTTGCTGTTAATTCATCACCAGCAATAGTGAAATCAGCAGTTCCTGCCACAGTACCAGCAACAGTGGCGTTAACAGGAGTCAGAACCGCACGATACGATCCTTCTTGCTGTTGTTGCTGCTGTTGTGATGAATCACTGCTGTCATCGTCGTCACTTCCGCAAGCGGCAACGAAAGTAAGCATACAGGTACCTAGTACGAATGGCGTGATC
Encoded here:
- a CDS encoding acyl-CoA dehydrogenase family protein, with product MDFYQVPPSIGNQYSEDHILQSILKRHLPANIFAEIEPELKKFGERVVKEMEPLAQEAEANPPIHVPYDPWGKRVDEIKTTKAWDRLHEIASEEGIVATGYERKSGEYSRLHQFAKLYLYHPSSAIYSCPLAMTDGAARVIELFGSPEMKKKAYANLLSRDPKTFWTSGQWMTERTGGSDVSGTSTVAKKVGDHYELHGVKWFTSATTSQMAMTLARIEGEEKLSMFYVELRNAKGELQNIRINRLKDKLGTKALPTAELTLEGTPAVLVGESGKGVKTIATLFNITRLYNACCSVGYMHRGIALSLDYAKKRKAFGKFIIDHGLHLETMADLHVRFEACMQMTFHAAVLLGKEEMGKATEIESGTLRLLIPLVKLFTAKEGVAISSEVIESFGGAGYVEDTGLPQILRNAQVLAIWEGTTNVLSLDALRAIKKENAAPAFLKDIEMRLGQVKHPELQGMKEKTLKALGDIQKVFVNAAKLTEEDLNTKARSLAMGLSRTYNSSLMLEHAEWGLSQNDSSGAISAKRWFEQELFHLELAGEERRNDSRTILRTGPVR